One genomic segment of Candidatus Afararchaeum irisae includes these proteins:
- a CDS encoding DUF5362 family protein codes for MSQNSDDEDSSSPYRETAKYFGGLVLLFLGVLVSITVVGIVIGIPMMIAGYAIYKSSSLAEESGESRIDYRE; via the coding sequence ATGTCACAGAACAGCGACGACGAGGACTCATCTAGCCCCTACCGTGAGACTGCGAAGTACTTCGGAGGACTCGTTCTTCTCTTCCTCGGAGTCCTCGTGAGTATCACGGTAGTGGGGATAGTGATAGGCATACCCATGATGATCGCGGGCTACGCCATATACAAGTCGTCGTCTCTCGCTGAGGAGTCGGGCGAATCTAGGATAGACTACCGAGAATGA